A portion of the Micromonospora tarapacensis genome contains these proteins:
- a CDS encoding acyl-CoA dehydrogenase family protein, whose product MQQHLYDRDHDEFRELCRTFLAREAVPHHERWESDGIVDRAVWRSAGAAGLLGPDVDEAYGGGGQRDFRYNAVLVEEIVAAGCSGLGFGLHNDVVAPYLTELTTDEQRKRWLPGFCSGDLVTAIAMSEPGAGSDLAGVRTTAVRDGDTIVLNGQKTFITNGELADLVIVVARTADEGAHGVSLIAVETGTAGFTRGRRLAKVGLKANDTAELFFDDCRVPAENLVGTENHGFYHLMANLPRERISIAVAAVAAAERLLALTLDYARTREAFGRPIGKFQHNRFLLAELDTEVTIARTFLNHCITEFNAGRLSVTDAAKAKWWTTELQNRVADRCLQLHGGYGFMLEHPVARAWLDSRVQTIYGGTTEIMKEIIGRGLGL is encoded by the coding sequence ATGCAGCAGCACCTCTACGACCGCGATCACGACGAGTTCCGCGAGCTGTGCCGGACGTTCCTGGCCCGCGAGGCGGTGCCGCACCACGAACGGTGGGAGTCCGACGGGATCGTCGACCGCGCGGTGTGGCGCTCCGCGGGCGCCGCCGGGCTGCTCGGCCCGGACGTCGACGAGGCGTACGGCGGCGGCGGGCAGCGCGACTTCCGGTACAACGCGGTGCTGGTCGAGGAGATCGTCGCCGCCGGCTGCTCCGGGCTCGGCTTCGGCCTGCACAACGACGTGGTGGCGCCGTACCTCACCGAGCTGACCACCGACGAGCAGCGCAAGCGCTGGCTGCCGGGATTCTGCTCCGGAGACCTGGTCACCGCCATCGCGATGAGCGAACCGGGCGCCGGGTCCGATCTGGCCGGCGTCCGCACCACCGCCGTGCGCGACGGCGACACCATCGTGCTCAACGGGCAGAAGACGTTCATCACCAACGGTGAACTGGCCGACCTGGTGATCGTGGTCGCCCGCACCGCCGACGAGGGCGCGCACGGGGTGAGCCTGATCGCGGTGGAGACCGGGACCGCCGGCTTCACCCGGGGCCGCCGGCTGGCCAAGGTCGGCCTGAAGGCCAACGACACCGCCGAACTCTTCTTCGACGACTGCCGGGTGCCGGCGGAGAACCTCGTCGGCACCGAGAACCACGGCTTCTACCACCTGATGGCCAACCTGCCCCGGGAACGGATCAGCATCGCGGTCGCCGCGGTCGCCGCCGCGGAACGGCTGCTCGCGCTGACCCTCGACTACGCGCGTACCCGGGAGGCGTTCGGCCGGCCGATCGGGAAGTTCCAGCACAACCGGTTCCTGCTGGCCGAGCTGGACACCGAGGTCACCATCGCGCGGACCTTCCTCAACCACTGCATAACCGAGTTCAACGCCGGCCGGCTGTCGGTGACCGACGCGGCCAAGGCCAAGTGGTGGACCACCGAGCTACAGAACCGGGTCGCCGACCGGTGCCTGCAACTGCACGGCGGCTACGGCTTCATGCTGGAGCACCCGGTGGCGCGGGCCTGGCTGGACAGCCGGGTGCAGACCATCTACGGCGGCACCACCGAGATC